A region of the Alphaproteobacteria bacterium genome:
TCCTTTTATCCAAATCAAAAGGATTTGACGCGCGCGACAGCCCGTCGAAATTGGGTAATTGATCGCTTACAAGAAGAAGGCGTTCTAAATGAAGTTGAAGCTCATTCAGCAAAGGATGAACCCTTGACTATATCCCAAGAAACTGATGAGAAAAATCAGCCCAATTATTATACAGAATATATTCGCCAAGAGCTTATAAACCATCTCGGAGAAGATGTTCTCACACAAGGTGGTCTTACAGTGAAAACAACTTTGAATCCAAATTTCCAAGCCATCGCCGTTAAGGCATTAAAGCAGGGTCTCATCTCTTATGACCGACGGCATGGATGGCGGGGTCCGATTGAAAAAGTAGACCTCGACCTCTATGACAATGATACCTGGGACTTCGCCTTGAAGAAAATACCTCCCCCCCCAGGACTGGGTGAATGGTCGCTTGCCGTTGTGTTAGAGACAACTGCCCACGAAGCAAGAATTGGGCTTAAAAATGGCGAAAAAGGAAAGATTCCTTTAAAAGAACTCCTTTGGGCTCAAAAAAATCTGCCTGACCAAACCCTTGGCCCCAAAATTGCCCATCCTGAGGAGGTCTTGAAGACCGGTGACGTTATTGCTGTTTCCCTTGTGAAAGGGGAGACGTATCGATTAGAACAGATTCCAGAAATTACGGGGGGATTTGTTGCTCTTGATCCGAATAATGGACATGTTCTCGCAATGGTTGGCGGCTATGACTTTGGGAAAAGTCAGTATAATTGTGCCACCCAAGCAAGAAGACAACCGGGATCCGCCTTTAAACCTTTTGTGTATCTAACGGCCTTAGAACACGGCTATACCCCAGAAACTAAAGTTTTGGATGCTCCTATCATGCTCAACGTTGGCGGCAAAATGGGCATTTATGCGCCTAAAAATATTACGAATAAATTTTATGGACCAACCCCTTTACGAGCCGGACTTATTTATTCTCGGAATGTGATGACAGTGCGTTTGGCACAACAAATCGGGATGAATAGGATCGATAAAACTGCCCAAAATTTTGGTCTTGTTGAAAAACTACCCCATCAGCTTGCCATGGCTTTGGGTGCTGCGGAAACAACCCTCTTAAAGCTAACGACCGCCTACGGAATGATCGCCAATGGGGGGCTTCAGATTTCCCCTATTTTCATCGACGAAGTTGTAGATCGCCACAACCAGGCAGTTTACCAATCACAACCCCTCCCGAAAACACGCGTTGCCAGTTCTAAATCCACTCGCCTACTCATTAAAATGATGGAAGACGTTGTGCAAATAGGAACCGCAAAAAGTCTCTTAAGCCTAGAGCGCCCCATCGCAGGCAAGACGGGAAGCACGAATGATTTTAAAGACAGCTGGTTTGTCGGCTTTACTCCAGATCTTGTCGTCGGTGTATTTGTTGGTTTCCCGTCCCCCAAAACTTTGGGTGCCGACGAATCTGCATCCCATGTTGCTGTTCCCATCTTTGCGAAGTTTATGAAAGAAGCCATGGCAAATAAGCCCGTCGTTGGCTTTGGTAAACTTAAAGAACAAGAAGAACCAGAAGTTCAATTAGAAGTAGCCTTGCCCCAAGAAGATACATTTTTGGTTCAAGAAGAGGGGTAAGCTCCTCGTTACTTCACCTGACCCAGATAGGGAATATCTTTCAGAGCCTCAAGAGGCTTTTTCAAAACAACTGTGACAATATTTTGGGGAGAGCACGTAGCCAATTCGGATGGAACTTTACAAAACTTATCCTGAAAGCCTTGCCCTGGTTGAAGATTCTTCCATCCAGGCGTGCTGAGCACATAGCCCGAATAATAAAACAGCCTCCCTTGGCTATCTTTGAGCACAAATCCGTTCA
Encoded here:
- a CDS encoding PBP1A family penicillin-binding protein codes for the protein MIRRLLNWLTMLTFLFTSTGVAIFFMFFYYGRGLPDYDFLHSYEPLTTNRIEAANGDTLREFSKERRTYVPLDKIPSLVINSFLAAEDKNFFYHCGLDINGIARAFVSNSTQGSWLSRPLGGSTITQQVAKNFLVGNERSFDRKVKEAIMSLRLESAFTKERILELYLNQIYLGMGAYGVVAAASTYFNKSLDELSIAECAFLAAMPKAPSFYPNQKDLTRATARRNWVIDRLQEEGVLNEVEAHSAKDEPLTISQETDEKNQPNYYTEYIRQELINHLGEDVLTQGGLTVKTTLNPNFQAIAVKALKQGLISYDRRHGWRGPIEKVDLDLYDNDTWDFALKKIPPPPGLGEWSLAVVLETTAHEARIGLKNGEKGKIPLKELLWAQKNLPDQTLGPKIAHPEEVLKTGDVIAVSLVKGETYRLEQIPEITGGFVALDPNNGHVLAMVGGYDFGKSQYNCATQARRQPGSAFKPFVYLTALEHGYTPETKVLDAPIMLNVGGKMGIYAPKNITNKFYGPTPLRAGLIYSRNVMTVRLAQQIGMNRIDKTAQNFGLVEKLPHQLAMALGAAETTLLKLTTAYGMIANGGLQISPIFIDEVVDRHNQAVYQSQPLPKTRVASSKSTRLLIKMMEDVVQIGTAKSLLSLERPIAGKTGSTNDFKDSWFVGFTPDLVVGVFVGFPSPKTLGADESASHVAVPIFAKFMKEAMANKPVVGFGKLKEQEEPEVQLEVALPQEDTFLVQEEG